ATAGAGATGGGAACTGAGCCTTAATCACTGTTGTGATAAATGACTTCTCAAATGGAAGAAGACAGACCTGATCTTCCATTCAGATCAGGAATACAAGGCAGGAAATTATGTGTCCTTTCCtttaaaaagtgagagaggggcaggggagacaacacaagtgattatgcaaatagactttcatgcctgaggctgtgagggaaagaaagaaagaaagaaagaaagaaagaaagaaagaaagaaagaaagaaagaaagggaaagaaagaggaaaaaaaaaaagaaagggaaagggggaggggagggagaggggaaaggagaaaggaacaaagaaagaatgaggaagaaaagaaatgagagagaggaggaaagagagctagaacatcactctgtcacatgcaatgctggggtaTGAAGTTGGGACCTCATGATGGAGAATCTTActtttaatccactgtgctacctcctgggtcactattttttttttccactaaaaaaaataataataatgtcaaagACCAGAGAAACACTCAGCTCTAGTCAACAttgtgctggggacagaaccttgggcctcaggcatgcaggtcctGTACACTGCCACTGAGCTAACTGCTCTCTGTACACTGGGTCCACCCCCACACCCTCCAGCGGTAACCACCATACTTCTCCCTAGGTATGGGTGGACTAtgtcagtttttttcctttttttttcatttgcctccagggttatcgctggggctgggtgcctacactacaaatccactgctcctggaggccatttttttctcttgtgtttatcgttgttgttgttgttggataggacagacagaaatcgagagagaaggggaagacagagaggggagagaaagacagacacctgcagacctgcttcaccgcagcaaagccacccctgccccccccctgcACCGCCCCCTCCTgttagtggggagccaggggctcgaactgggatccttactcggtccttgcactttgcaccatgtgcacctaacccactgcgccaccactcgccccccccaccctgtttttttcctttttcaacttgatgtgtttcaattctctataatcCGCTAACAAGATCATCCCAtaattgtccttcctttttcctcttaccTCTGAGATAAATCCAATAGTGACTTGACCTCCTGgggtgttctccagaatctctatcctctcagtgatggtgccAAAACAAACATTCCTGATAACAAGAAATCCGGGATCCAGTGGATCTGGAGTTTGGAGCCCTCTGGTCCTCTTCCCCTAGCATTTccttctctgagagtatgggccaaaattcttcttGGAGTCTCCGCCATCTAGTTTTAATCTAAATACTTTATTTCCCCAGGTAAATAATTTCTCCAGGTAAataatggattgaacctgggactttggagcctcaggcatgagaatccgttggtgtaaccattatgctgtctaccctctgccctccccccccaaagattttttttttttttttttagtaaggaagagcagatcatcactctggcacatgcagtgcaaaggatcaaacttgggacttcatgcttgaaagttcaatgttttatctactgtgtcaccacctcctggactgcttttccttctccttcccttcctttctttaaccaaagcactcctaAGCCCTGCCCTATTGTGGCACAGAGAACTGAGCCTTGTCCTTTGTCCTCAAGCCAAGTTATGAGCTGCCTTTTCTTCCTGTCTTAACAAAACCCACCCATTCAAGAGCAGGAATTACCATAGGTAGAGCACATAGCAGAAATGTCCACAAATCCAAAACACACAGGAAGTTCAAACCTTGAGAGGTAAGACAAACATAGCTGCTCAATGCATTTGTAAGCTCTCTTCCTCTCCAGAGAAAAATTAATGAAACTGCTATGACTCAGAGGAAGCGAAAATCCAACAGATCTGTTGGTTTAATTGTCTGATTTCtgaaacacacaaaacaaacttGGGAGAGATATGACTCTATCGATAAGGAGAACTTGGGTTATTGATTTcttgcttttatattttttaatcagagcatggctccgctctggcttatggtggtgccagggactgaacctgggaccgtaGAGCCTCAgtcaaaaaaaaagtctgttgcataaacttcTGTTTTACCCCCCTGCCcctctaagacttttttttttttttttttttttttgtaccagagcactaatcggttctggcttatggtggtgccagggattgaacctgggactttggagcctcaggtgtaagAGTCTCTGTACATAACAATTATCCTATCTAACCCCACccaagaccttatcttttaagaGTACTTTTACTTACCTGCATATGATTCTCAAGAAATTATCAGCATTTGAAAGATTCCACCGACCCGTCTTCCTCAAAATGACAACCAGACTCCCgtcatttttcttttaacttcagTTTTTGTTTATTGGTTTTAGCTTATCCATATAGCAGTTATCATTTATGCCACAAAAACATGCCCTGAGGAGGCTGACTGTGACACTTGGGGTTCATATATCTTAGGGAGTTCTGTCCTCTCCCTAAAAAGCAGCAGTATGTCCCCTTCAGAGGGGGCGAGGGACAGTCACAGGGCAAGGGGACACGTGGTGAAGTGGAGCACTgttacaggcacacacacacacacacacacacacacacacacacacacgggttccCTCGTGAGCATATTCACGGGAGTGTCAGTCCACTCACACAAGGCAGGTTGTGGAGAAGAGCTAAGCTGTGCTTTTCCAGAGCACTTGCCGTGCAGAGAGGCTTCTGGAGCAACGCACAGAGCACCTGTTATAGACTGTCCCTTTCCCATCACACTGGACTGTGACAAGTCAACCACTTCCTGATAGTCCTGGCTCAGGAAGACTGTTTCATTGAGTGACACTGGGGAGGggagtcccccccccctttctgttgtTTCTCTTCAAGGAAATGTATAAGCCCCGGAACCACCAGAAGTGACTTTCCCATTCAATGACATGGGAGTTTTTATTCAAGAAGCGGAACTATGGAATAACCAGACTTCCAAGATTAGCTAGAAAGTACTAGTCTATTCCTGTCTCCCAACATAATTATTAATAAATAGTTCAATAACCTTTGTCTCcaactgccccccacacacaaatgTTCCAGATTACCCACTCCCACTCTCACAGGTGGTCAGACTGGACAAATTCCCCTGCTTTTTCCCCTCACGGCAGAGTCGTGAGTCAGAGCGAGGAGGCTTTCACTGAGAAAAGCAGCAGCTCTGCCCCCCGGTCTGTCTTTGACCCTGCTCCTCCTGCCATCAGTCAGAGTGGTCTTAGAACCCGAGATTGTTAAATATTACTAACAGCTACGAGACTGTCAATCACACTGTCCCCTTCTCTTTGGCTTCCTAAGACAGAAAACAGAGGTAGGGCTTTCAATCAAGGACTATTTCTTTTTCACTTGATTGTGTGAaagggggtctctctctctctctctctctttttctctctctctctctctccatggaaTCTCCTTCCCCATGATCCAAGAAGGATCAGGAAGGACAAGCTGACTCCTACCACATTTCACAAGACAAGGTCCCCCCTCTGCCCAGCTTTTCTTGCTAAGAACCAGCTCTTGTGTTCCATCTGAGAGGACCAGTGGAGGGGCTACCAGGCGCCGTAGCAGAAGACCCCACAGCAGATACACTCACCACACTGCAGGGgcaacccctgcccccaccccactccatccTGCACGTCTGCAGGAGTCCCCAGTGGCAGCAGCGGCCTCAGAGCTCCTTCCCATAGATGGCCTTGTGGCGTAAGTACTCCTCGAGGCACTGAATGGCATTGTCGTCCACCTTGGGGTCAAacttgttggccagcaggtgatgGGTCTGCAGCATCCAGTGCAGGTCACCCACCCCGTAGATGCAGACGCCCCGCTGGTGGGCCCCCGAACAGGGTCCATAGGGTGCCCCCTGGCTGATGTCCCCCTCGTGGCCCTGCCACTTGACCAGCCTGGCAATGGCGTTCATGTCTGAATTGTGGAACTTGGGGTGATAGGGGTCAGAGCCAGGCATCCAGGGAGCCCTCTGCAGGGTAGCCCACAGGTGCTcgtcagggctgtaggtgtccttGACCCACTCGATGAACCGCTGGGATCTGGGGTTCTCCAGCACCTGCTGGACGAAGGCCCTGGACACCACAATGTAGGCATTGCCAACGAACATTTGGAGGTTTTCTGGgggagggtccttgagcttgtcgGTGCCGCGCACAGTGTCTGTCACCTCGTAGTGGTATTTCCAGCGGGACCTCTTGTACTCGGTGGGCACCTCTGACTCCATGCTGTTCTTCCCATTCAGCAACCTGAGGGCCAGCACCATCTCGGCGTTGGTCTTGGTGGGGAAGTCGGTCCCGCAGGTGTTGAGGAAGTACTTCCAGGGGACCGGGCTCCGGAGAAGGTCCTCCATGCAGTTGAGGTCTGCTTGCACCCGGGACCAGGAGGCATACACCACCCGCACCAACTTACTGGCCAGGAAGACATTGGGGAAGCAGGAGATGATGCCCTTGACCGCGTCCTTGAAGGAGTCGGGGGACTTCTGGTCCACGTGCACGCAGTAGATGTTCTGGGGGGCATACACAGCCCGCAGCAGCCGCTCGAAGTTCTCGACCTTCTCATGGACCACCATGGAGTAGGCGAGGGGGAAGGCCAGCTCGGCCCTGCTCAGGGAGAAGGTCAGGAACCTCCTCTGGGTCTTGAAGTGCGCACAGTCCCGGGTCAGGTTGAGGTAGTCAGGGTCTGAGAGGGGCATCCGCTTCTTCTTGTGTTCCAGGTTGTTCAGGAGAGCTCCTCTCACCGCCTCGGGGTCCCCCCGTGTGATGGCAGAACAGTTGATGGAGCTCTTGGCCGGCAGCTTCAGAGAGTGGTAGAGGGTGTCTCTGCAGTGCAGACTCTGCAGGTCCCTGGACTCCAGATCCGGGGAGTCCAGGTCACATCTGGACCGGAGAGAGAGTTTGAAGACAACGACAGCCAGCAGCAGGTAGCAACCCAAGGCCCACAGGTAGTGCTGCCGGCACATCTTCTTCCACCAGTTCATCCTGGGGCACCGGCAGTCAGGAGAACCCAGGCAGAGAGCCACAGGTGGAGGAGAAAGACGAGGTGGAGGAGGGTGGAATCCTTGGACAGAACAAAATGCCTTCAGTTACAAACTGCCCCCAAAACATGCTCCTGGGAATGTCAAGTTCACCTCCAAAGTGATgatggaaaaaaacaaagaaagaaagagtattttctctttctgtacaAACCTCATCCACCCGGCTGACAGGAGGAGGTCTCTAACCAGACCTCTGCACAGGTGGGGTTGCCCGGCTCCACCTCCACTTCTACCCtgggagagagggaagcagaAATGAACACCTGCTGACCCAGAGGTGTGATTCGTATGAGGAAGTCTCCACCCTTCATTCCTCCTTCTGCCCCCACCCTCTGGCAACCTGGTCTTTGCCATGGCTCTTATACAGGATGCAGAAAGTGTGCAGTTCTAGAAAACCAAgggccctttaaaaaaaaaaaaaaaaggatgggtgggtgggggaggggagaagcatTTCTTACTCTGTATTTAGTAATCTATTTACAAGGATGCTTTTGCCACATGTGAATTCATCAGCTACATGTGGCATCAAActagtattttttctttctttctttcttccttcttttctttcttgcttttttttaaaaaattttttttattgctaccagggttattgctggggctcagtgccagcactaggaatctaccactcccagtgaccaattttttttttcctttctaatttccattagataggacagacagaaattgagagaggacaaggaaatggggagagggagagagaaagacacctgcagatctgctttgccactcgtgaagtaaactccctgcaggtggggagtggaggctagaacctgggttcttgtgcttggtaatatgtgtgcttaaccaggtgtgccaccacccagtccccatatcTAGCCACTCTTAAGCTGCGtctggggctggaggctgggggctggggctagggctggggctggggctgggggctaggTGCTAGGTCTTGAGGTAGGGGATTTGGGGTTGTGTTTTTTGGGCTGGGGCTTTGCAAACGatgttcacacctgaggctcagagatcaAACCAGATTGAGGGAAGATTAGAATAACTTTACATTATTTTGAAACTCTTCCTGCATGAAATTGTAAAATGTTTCAAGTAAGTTCCTTGGGAAGTTAGACTTGGAGAGAAAGCTAGCTGGGCCCAGAAGTCTTTCACCAATGTCTGTAAATTCTCTAGTTGGTCATTTACCCTCTTACCATTTTCAAATAACCATAACTCATTTGCAATCTACAAGAATATGTAACTCGGGGTTCTTTTTAGCCTAAATTTCATAAAGGACATTGTTAACTTCTAAAATGCATTGGTTGTTTTAtgttactttctttccttttttaaaattatctgaatttattggatagagacagtcagaaattgagaaggtagaggagagagacacctgcagccctgcctcacctcttgtgaagctttccccttcacgtggggaccaggggctcaaacctgggtccttgtgcatgttgatCGATTACTCTTTCCAGTGgaggtgagaaaaaaaatctaacatgTCTGACACTTTTAAGAGATGTGCTTATTCTGTATTTTGAACCAAGAGACAATGCTTAAAAGGAAGTGGCCACAAGGTTTATTTATGCCaatgataataatatattataCAATAAGAACATAATTTATATGCACTATAATTCAACTACTTTTCAAATCAGTAGCTACTTTTAGGATGAATCAATATTTATGAAAAGTTGGGAAAACAGTTTTGCAACCTTTATCAAACCAAAGGTTCATTGCTAGCCACTCAGGAAACTGCTTAACCAAAAGACAGTAGTTGGTGAGCAGAGAGCAGATTTAGTCAGGTAACAGGCAACCCTCAGAAGATAACAGACccgcatttcaaaaaaaaaaaaaaacccaacttacTCTGCGACTGGGGTTCATGGCTTATTGGGGAAAagggtttcaaaaaaaaaaaaaaaagaagaaaaagtatggGGAcgatgcaaggatccaggttcaagctcccagtccccacctgcagtaggagagcttcaagagtggtgaagcagtgctgtaaagtctctctctctctccctcttcagctcctcttcctctccatttctgtctttatcaagtaaataaaagataatacatttttaaaataagtacatGAATAGAACTCTTAGCCTACCCAaggtagaaaatatatttatttctcagCAGAGACACACAGAGCTATGCATCTATGGAATGGGTGCTTGCTTGTGTTGGGTCAGAATCACTTCTTTccaatcttgggtccatacttccagagggataaagaatagggcagtttccaatgaaggggatgggttaGAGAATCCTGGTggcgggaattatatggaattgtacccctcttattccatgttcttgtcaatcattgttaaatcactaataaaaaaaggaaaaaaactttttattgtcTGATTTAATCTTCACAGTATGCCTGAAATAAGGTCTCACTAGGTCTCTGGtacagagaggaaaacagactaacatTTGTTTCCAGATCACCAATTCTCACATACATTGTAGGTAGAAAAACTGGAACTCCTTGGAGCTCCTTCTTCTCCAGTTCGGTTTTGCTTGGTGGTAGTTAGggggctgttttgtttttttaatatttatttatttattcacttttgttacccttgttgttttattgttgtagttattgttgttgttgatgtcgttcgttgttggataggacagagagaaatggagagaggaggggaagacagagagggggagagaaagatagacacctgcagacctgcttcaccgcctgtgaagcgactcccctgcaggtggggaaccgggggctcgaacagggatccttacccggtccttgcattt
This DNA window, taken from Erinaceus europaeus chromosome 16, mEriEur2.1, whole genome shotgun sequence, encodes the following:
- the GCNT3 gene encoding beta-1,3-galactosyl-O-glycosyl-glycoprotein beta-1,6-N-acetylglucosaminyltransferase 3 isoform X2, with translation MNWWKKMCRQHYLWALGCYLLLAVVVFKLSLRSRCDLDSPDLESRDLQSLHCRDTLYHSLKLPAKSSINCSAITRGDPEAVRGALLNNLEHKKKRMPLSDPDYLNLTRDCAHFKTQRRFLTFSLSRAELAFPLAYSMVVHEKVENFERLLRAVYAPQNIYCVHVDQKSPDSFKDAVKGIISCFPNVFLASKLVRVVYASWSRVQADLNCMEDLLRSPVPWKYFLNTCGTDFPTKTNAEMVLALRLLNGKNSMESEVPTEYKRSRWKYHYEVTDTVRGTDKLKDPPPENLQMFVGNAYIVVSRAFVQQVLENPRSQRFIEWVKDTYSPDEHLWATLQRAPWMPGSDPYHPKFHNSDMNAIARLVKWQGHEGDISQGAPYGPCSGAHQRGVCIYGVGDLHWMLQTHHLLANKFDPKVDDNAIQCLEEYLRHKAIYGKEL
- the GCNT3 gene encoding beta-1,3-galactosyl-O-glycosyl-glycoprotein beta-1,6-N-acetylglucosaminyltransferase 3 isoform X1, coding for MPRSSLCSSNLVMSPRNLPLELGTHPVVRAPLSKKEASKGFHPPPPRLSPPPVALCLGSPDCRCPRMNWWKKMCRQHYLWALGCYLLLAVVVFKLSLRSRCDLDSPDLESRDLQSLHCRDTLYHSLKLPAKSSINCSAITRGDPEAVRGALLNNLEHKKKRMPLSDPDYLNLTRDCAHFKTQRRFLTFSLSRAELAFPLAYSMVVHEKVENFERLLRAVYAPQNIYCVHVDQKSPDSFKDAVKGIISCFPNVFLASKLVRVVYASWSRVQADLNCMEDLLRSPVPWKYFLNTCGTDFPTKTNAEMVLALRLLNGKNSMESEVPTEYKRSRWKYHYEVTDTVRGTDKLKDPPPENLQMFVGNAYIVVSRAFVQQVLENPRSQRFIEWVKDTYSPDEHLWATLQRAPWMPGSDPYHPKFHNSDMNAIARLVKWQGHEGDISQGAPYGPCSGAHQRGVCIYGVGDLHWMLQTHHLLANKFDPKVDDNAIQCLEEYLRHKAIYGKEL